A genomic region of Deinococcus aerophilus contains the following coding sequences:
- the thrB gene encoding homoserine kinase, translating into MSAFVVRAPASSANLGPGFDSLGLSVPLYTTLTVTPGERTEVVPLGPELEGTPANEDNYVYRAMLLVAQRTGQPLPPARVEIHTEVPLARGLGSSAAALVAGIVAANRLLGSPLDDHAVLDVAAREEGHPDNVAPALFGGIVVATLDKLGTHYVRLDPPEHLGVTVLVPDFELSTSKARAVLPREYSRADTIHALSHAALLAAALAQGRLDLLQHAMQDYIHQVWRAPLVPGLSDILDDAHKHGALGAALSGAGPTVLCFHDQRGTTASLHAYLLGVMKKNGLTGRVLDLPIDTQGTLVTPAD; encoded by the coding sequence GTGAGTGCTTTTGTGGTCCGGGCCCCTGCCAGCAGCGCCAACCTGGGCCCCGGGTTTGACAGCCTGGGCCTCAGCGTGCCGCTGTACACCACCCTGACGGTGACGCCGGGCGAGCGAACCGAGGTGGTGCCCCTGGGCCCGGAGCTGGAAGGCACGCCTGCCAACGAGGACAACTATGTCTACCGGGCCATGCTGCTCGTGGCCCAGCGCACCGGACAGCCGCTGCCCCCGGCCCGCGTGGAGATCCACACCGAGGTGCCGCTGGCCCGCGGCCTGGGCAGCAGCGCCGCCGCCCTGGTGGCAGGCATTGTGGCTGCCAACCGTCTACTCGGCAGCCCGCTGGACGACCACGCCGTGCTGGACGTGGCCGCCCGCGAGGAGGGCCACCCCGACAACGTGGCCCCGGCGCTGTTCGGGGGCATCGTTGTGGCCACGCTGGACAAGCTGGGCACCCATTATGTGCGCCTTGACCCGCCCGAACACCTGGGTGTCACGGTGCTCGTGCCCGATTTCGAGCTGAGCACCAGCAAGGCCCGCGCCGTCCTGCCCCGCGAGTACAGCCGCGCCGACACCATCCACGCCCTGTCGCACGCGGCGCTGCTCGCCGCCGCCCTGGCCCAGGGCCGTCTGGACCTGCTGCAGCACGCCATGCAGGACTACATTCATCAGGTCTGGCGTGCGCCGCTGGTCCCTGGCCTCAGCGACATTCTCGACGACGCGCACAAACACGGCGCGCTGGGCGCGGCCCTGTCCGGCGCGGGACCCACGGTACTGTGCTTCCATGACCAGCGCGGAACAACCGCTTCCCTGCACGCCTATCTGCTGGGAGTCATGAAAAAAAATGGGTTGACCGGGCGTGTGCTGGACCTGCCCATCGATACCCAGGGCACCCTGGTCACCCCGGCCGATTAA